The following coding sequences lie in one Rutidosis leptorrhynchoides isolate AG116_Rl617_1_P2 chromosome 4, CSIRO_AGI_Rlap_v1, whole genome shotgun sequence genomic window:
- the LOC139844846 gene encoding probable mitochondrial import inner membrane translocase subunit TIM21 produces MIRSSSRSLYRLRALFSSSTPVQLYRTPLPAPVTAVRRFTTDVAVINRKETGNFSSLVSLRSRFQVSRVPESRSFASKASRSTSENASEARKDVTKVEDPFDAPTYNIPEKPMTFTEGASYSVVILAGLGIAAAAGYGVFKELIFEPKEYKVFNKALSRIQNDSQVRVRIGSPITGYGQETRNRAARQRIPNRVWKDDEGVEHVEVNFYIRGPHGAGKVFAEMFKDIEDKQWKFMYLQVEIQSPHPSRMLLESYLPA; encoded by the exons ATGATTCGATCTTCATCACGTTCTTTATACAGATTACGCGCTCTGTTTAGCTCCTCAACACCCGTTCAATTATACCGAACACCGCTACCGGCGCCAGTCACCGCCGTACGGCGGTTCACAACCGATGTGGCGGTTATTAACAGAAAAGAAACCG GAAATTTCAGCTCTTTAGTCTCTCTACGGTCAAGATTTCAAGTTTCAAGGGTTCCTGAATCAAGATCATTTGCGTCGAAAGCTTCACGATCAACAAGTGAGAATGCCTCGgag GCTAGGAAAGATGTAACAAAGGTTGAAGATCCGTTTGATGCACCCACTTACAATATACCAGAGAAGCCGATGACGTTTACAGAAGGAGCTTCCTATAGTGTTGTTATTCTGGCAGGGCTTGGAATTGCTGCTGCAGCAGGATATGGTGTTTTTAAAGAACTTATATTTGAACCAAAAGA GTACAAGGTTTTTAACAAGGCTCTAAGCAGGATTCAAAATGATAGTCAG GTTAGGGTCAGAATTGGGTCACCTATAACTGGATATGGTCAGGAAACCAGAAACCGAGCAGCTCGCCAGCGGATTCCTAATAGAGTCTGGAAGGATGATGAAGGTGTTGAGCATGTTGAG GTTAATTTTTATATCCGAGGGCCACATGGAGCTGGCAAGGTTTTTGCAGAGATGTTCAAAGACATAGAGGACAAGCAATGGAAGTTTATGTATCTCCAAGTTGAGATCCAGTCGCCACATCCATCAAGGATGCTGCTCGAATCTTATCTTCCGGCGTGA